The Paenibacillus sp. FSL R7-0204 genome includes a region encoding these proteins:
- a CDS encoding DUF2087 domain-containing protein translates to MTEENEAVRISEKFWNASIAELKQGYNVETEERTEKYHCLVCGAAFEKGLIYQDGGQYYEAEKFAALHVDRVHGGMFNWLLTLDKKLSGLTELQKGLLQAFRQSLSDAEAAKALGIGSTSTVRNHRFTLREKVKQAKLFLAVMELAEEKPGASSPFVSIPRTAVMLDERFAITEQENAEILGTYFKQGPDGPLSEFPKRQKRKAAILRHLLQRFETGRRYSEKEINAVLEAAYPDYVTLRRYLIDYGLLDREEDGSSYWVKL, encoded by the coding sequence TTGACAGAAGAGAATGAGGCGGTGCGGATATCAGAGAAGTTCTGGAATGCGTCCATTGCAGAATTGAAGCAGGGCTATAATGTGGAGACGGAAGAGCGGACGGAAAAGTATCATTGTCTGGTCTGCGGTGCTGCCTTTGAGAAGGGCTTGATCTATCAGGATGGCGGGCAGTATTACGAAGCGGAGAAGTTCGCCGCTCTGCATGTGGACAGGGTTCATGGCGGGATGTTCAATTGGCTGCTGACGCTGGACAAGAAGCTGAGCGGGTTAACCGAATTGCAAAAGGGACTGCTCCAGGCCTTCCGCCAAAGTCTTAGCGATGCAGAAGCAGCCAAGGCGCTGGGAATCGGCAGCACCTCTACGGTACGTAACCACCGGTTCACACTTCGCGAGAAGGTGAAGCAGGCCAAGCTGTTTTTGGCGGTTATGGAGCTGGCTGAGGAGAAGCCGGGAGCTTCATCGCCTTTTGTGAGTATTCCGCGCACGGCTGTGATGCTCGATGAACGGTTCGCGATTACCGAGCAGGAGAACGCCGAGATTCTGGGCACCTATTTCAAACAAGGGCCCGACGGCCCATTGTCGGAGTTTCCTAAGCGGCAGAAGCGGAAGGCGGCAATTCTGCGCCATTTGCTGCAGCGTTTTGAGACCGGGCGCAGGTACAGTGAGAAGGAAATCAATGCGGTGCTCGAAGCGGCTTACCCCGATTACGTGACGCTCCGGCGGTATCTGATCGATTACGGGCTGCTGGACCGTGAAGAAGACGGAAGCAGCTACTGGGTGAAATTATAA
- a CDS encoding GIY-YIG nuclease family protein, whose translation MTDKTRRKELGYNYAHSHRPMGVYRIVNTGNDKMYVGSSLNLDGVWNKHKFMLDIKGHDNKALQEDWNDRGEAGFRFEVLEQIKPEEDFVADVQELKKYRKMLPDMESKWLEQLSPYGERGYHKQK comes from the coding sequence ATGACGGATAAAACGAGACGCAAGGAACTGGGATATAATTACGCACACTCGCACAGGCCGATGGGGGTATACCGGATTGTGAACACCGGCAATGACAAAATGTATGTGGGAAGCAGCCTGAATCTGGACGGGGTCTGGAATAAGCATAAGTTCATGCTGGATATCAAAGGCCATGACAACAAGGCGCTGCAGGAAGACTGGAATGATCGCGGTGAAGCGGGCTTCCGCTTCGAGGTGCTGGAGCAGATTAAGCCGGAGGAGGATTTCGTGGCAGATGTGCAAGAGCTGAAGAAGTACCGCAAGATGCTGCCGGACATGGAGAGTAAATGGCTGGAGCAGCTGTCTCCTTACGGGGAGCGCGGCTATCATAAGCAGAAATAG